The Mesorhizobium sp. AR02 region ATCTCGAACGATCCTGACCACGGGACCCAAAGGAGCCCTTCCCAGCCTATAGCTAGATTGAAGGACGCGGAATCCCTCGATCGCGCCAACCACTACCCAGCCTACTGGACTCCAGAACGAAAAGCGGGCGCGGCTCAAGCAACTGGCGAGGAAACAGGATGGGCGCGCCTCGGCATGACAGACCTTGACTGCCTGATCTGCTTTGGCACCGGCGCCGTCTCCCAGTGCGCGCGCAATGGAAGCGTTCCGCGGGTCAATGCTGCCCTACTGGAACATAGGAAGCGCTCGATCCGGCGCCGTCGACAGACCCGTGCAACCTGTCCGAGCGTCGCACTGCAGGGCATGAAGCACCTTAGGCTTCTGCGATCTCGGCTTCCCCGAATTCCGCAGCGTGTCGATCGCAGAGCTGGAATCGGTGCGCGGCCCTTTCGGGCTTGGTATCCAGCGCGATATCCACTGGACGGCTGCCAAGAAGCTATCCGCTTACGCCGACGACGCGCGTAGGCTCGGCCGCATCAGCGTGTAGCTGACGCCGAAAAAGCCCGGAGCGCAACACTCCGGGCTTTCTGTGGTCGTCCAAATGACATCGCGATGCCGGGCAGGGGCCTGGCATCGTCTTTAGGAGAAAAGTTCAAGACTCTTGAAACGCCCTGCGTCGGCGCAATGCCGCCGCTAGAAAAGAAGCATGGATTGCTTAGGCGAGGTTCCGAACGGAACCGGGGCAATCCTGAGGAGCTTCGAAGCGTACCCTTTCCATCATGCTTACCGCTTATCAGACGGCTTTGGCTTCCTTCGCTCATGGGCAATGACGCCAACGCAGCAGAGAGAGGAGAATCGAAATGAATCGTCATCTTAAGAAGTACACCGCCGCTGGGATCTTCGTGCTGAGCATGACCAGCTTTCTGCCCGCTGCGCACGCGGCGGACTGGTGGAGCAGGAATGTCGCTCCCGTCGGCAGGGGGATCAACAAAACGTTCAACTCCATTGTGAAGAACCCGGGGGAGATCCTCCCCGTCTGCTGGGGCTCGCCGCAGAAGTGCCGCAGCGAGAACATGCCTGGAGACGCTAAGACCTCGCCGGTTGCGGACTCGGACAGCGCGACCTCGATCTGCGTGCAGCCCGACGGGCAGGGCGGCGCAATTGCCTGGTTCTACCCCTTCCGGCCCGCGCAGTATCAGCAGAACGGCACCGTAACGGTTACCAATCTACGGCAGTGCGAAGAGCGCACGATCTCTGGTCCCGTCCTGCCTGATAACAAGCTCACCATTGCTCCGACGGGCTGGACGGAGACCGTTTTCGCCAACGGAACGAAATTCTGGATGATGCGCGGGCGCATCCTCTGACCAGCCATTGCGCCTGGCTCGCGCACATCGCGAGCCAGGCGAAGGCTGTCCTTTCCCTCGAAATTATCAGGAGAACACAATGCGCTATTTCATTCTCACCGTCGGCTTCATCGTTGGGCTCCCCGTTATCTCGGCCGAGGCTCAGAACCACACCGACAATCCCCCGGCTCATGGGCAGTACATTTCGCCCTGCCAGGATGGCAATAGCTGCAACACGATGAATGTTGGCTCGCTTGGCGGTAAGCCGGGGCCGAACCCGGTGCCGGGCGGCTACCCCGGCGTCCCGTCCACCGTTGCGCCACCCCCGCCTCCATCACAGAAGTAGGCGTCGGCCTCGTCGATGCCTGAGCGGAAATTGCCCCTCCAACGGCCTCATCTCCTCGATCATAAAAGGTGGTCGAGGAGACCAGTTTGAGGCAATGCTATCAACGGATGGCTCTGGGGCAATTTCCCGGCCATACCAAGCTTTGCGCTGCAATTTAACAAGAGCCGGAGTCGGTGCGCGGCCCTTTCGGGCTTGGCATCGAGCGCTACATCCACTGGACGGCTACCAAGAAGCTATCCGTTTGGGCCGACGACGCCCGTAGGCTCGGCCGCATCAATGTGTAGCCGATGGCGCAGATCTGGGTTGCTAGGCATCGCCCTAGGAGCCGGCTACTCTGCCATTGTGCCACAGCGCACCGTCCAGGACGGTGCGCTTTTCTTTTTCACCGATGCAGACGGTCGTGGCAGGCGTCGTCGAGACGGAGAGACCCGGCCCCAGTCAATTGAAATATTTTATCCATCCATACTTGTCGTCGTCTTTGAAATGCGATCTCATGATTGGGGTTGTTGGGATGGCTTACAATGAAGCAACTATTGGCGGCTTTGGTGTTTTTCGTCGTGGCCGGACCAAGCTTTGCCGGAGACGTCGGAATTGACCCCCAGATAGAATTTGGGGCAGGCCTCAAAGGCGCCTTCGACGGTGGTGCACTTACAAAACTCAATGTCGCCCCACACTCAATCGCGACATGGTCTAATCCTTCATGGTCAGATGCTGTTCATAACCAACCGGGTGAGGGGCTCAGTTTCGGCTTCGACACGTTTGACCTTAAACCCAAAGTCACGAAATTCCACCTGGGTTTCGACACTCCAGATCATTGCCCAACGTGCATCATCTTCCCTCTCGATCCTCTTCCCAAAGACGCTCCGATCAAGCTTCCTCCCGACACACTTGCTCACCTTCAACCAGGTGTGAATGCACAGAGCGTCTTCCGAGAAGCCGCTGCGTGGGGCGGAGACGACAGCGAGGTGTTGGGGTGCAATATAGGGACCAGTTCGTTCCTGAAGACGCTCAGCCACAAGCGCCCGGAATTCTCCTGGCGCCAGTTCCCGGAAGTGGTGAAGCTTTCGATCACCCGGCCCGGGACTTTGGGCGTCGAGGGATGCACGGGGACAACCGTCGGCGCCAACTGGGTACTGACCGCCGCGCACTGCATCACGGGAAAAAGCTCGGCCGCGCTTGCCAACAACGACGCTGACCAACCGGAGGAGCAGGATTTTGTGTTCTCGCCACCGACGAACGATCAGGCGCTTCAGATCAACGCCATGAATTCAGCACTCGTAGATGTCGACAAGGTCCGATATGGCGATAAGGCCATCGTCAATAAACTTTATGATGCCGAACGGCGTTGGTGCGCGGATATGAAATCGAATCAGCACGCTAACAAATCCGCGTCCAGCGCGAATCCCCCCGCATCCGCGACTTTCTGACTCAGTAAGACTAGGCGCCCGCCGCCACGTGCGGGCGACACCGGCATCAACCGGCGGGCAGATGCGCCGAGGGCAACAAGCGCGCCTGACGCAACGCCGCCAGATCAGCCGAGCCGGTGCAGAAGCAGGCGACGGCCAACTGGCGGATGACGATCTCGAAATGGGCGACAACCGCCTCGGTGGACACCGTCGCCGCGCGCAGCACGCCGGCCGCCTGCCCGGCGATGTCCGCGCCCAGGCGGATGGCCTTGGCCACGTCGACGCCGTCGCGGATCCCGCCCGACGCGATCAGCTTCACCGTTGGCAGCGCCCGACGTACCGCCTGCACGCTGGCCGGGGTCGGAATCCCCCAATCGGCGAACGCCATCGCCACTGCACGGTCGGCGGCATCGCGGGCGCGCTCGCCCTCCACCGCGGCCCAACTGGTGCCGCCGGCGCCGGCGACATCGATCACCGCCACGCCCGCCTCGACGAGCGCACAGGCCACCGAGGCGGACAGGCCCGACCCAACTTCCTTGGCTACGATCGGCACGCCCACGCTGCGCGCGGCGCGAGCGATCTGCGCCAGGACGCCGCGCCAGTCGCGGTCGCCCTCCGGCTGTACCGCTTCCTGCAGCGGATTGAGATGGACGATGAGTCCATCGGCCTCCAGCGCATCCACCGCCCGGCGCGCCAGGTCCAGGCCGTCGGCCTCGCGCAGTTGCGCGGCGCCGATATTGGCCAGCAAGGGAATGTCTGGGGCCAGGCGGCGCAGCGCGCGCGTCAGCCCCTGGGAGTTGCGGGATTGCAGGCTCACGCGCTGCGAACCGACGCACATGGCGATCCCCAAGGCTTGCGCTGCCTCGCTCAGATGCCGGTTGATGGCCTCGGCGCGTGGCATGCCGCCGGTCATGGAGCTGATCAGCAGCGGTGCGCGCATGGTCTTGTCCAGCAGCGAGGCGCGCAGGTCGATCTGCGTCAGGTCCAACTCGGGCAATGCGCAGTGTTCGAAACGGATGTACTCCCAGCCGGCGGCGACCGTGGCCGGCGCCGTTCGCCGATCCAGCACGATGTCCAGATGGCCGTCCTTGCGCCGGCTCAGGGCGGTGTCGCTCATGCTCGCTCCATCCGTCGCATCGGGCGACGGCGTTGCGTCGGATCGGACCGACGGCAGCGCGCGCACGCCGCCGCCTCCCGCGCGTTCAGGCCGGCGCACGCTGGCCTCCCCCCGCAGCGTCGCTGCGGTAGCGGCTGGTCGAGGTCTGGTAGTACTGCGCGCGGATGGCCGCCATGGCCTCGATCAACGGTCCCCACGGCGCGGGAAAGCGTTCTTCCGCCATCACCCGGTGCAGCATGCGCGTATGGCCGGCCAGCTCGTCGTTGAGGAACTCCACCACAGGCATAGCCGGATAGCGCTGCAGCAGCAGGATCGCCGCGTTGTCGGCCTCGCCGGCCGACCTGTCCTTGTCGCGTCCATGCAGATCGTTCTGCAGGCGCCCTATCGCGGAGATGAGCCGCAGGGCCCGGCGAAACGCCGGACGCGCGCGCAAGG contains the following coding sequences:
- a CDS encoding DUF2958 domain-containing protein; this translates as MSIAELESVRGPFGLGIQRDIHWTAAKKLSAYADDARRLGRISV
- a CDS encoding DUF2958 domain-containing protein — translated: MRGPFGLGIERYIHWTATKKLSVWADDARRLGRINV
- a CDS encoding S1 family peptidase, translating into MKQLLAALVFFVVAGPSFAGDVGIDPQIEFGAGLKGAFDGGALTKLNVAPHSIATWSNPSWSDAVHNQPGEGLSFGFDTFDLKPKVTKFHLGFDTPDHCPTCIIFPLDPLPKDAPIKLPPDTLAHLQPGVNAQSVFREAAAWGGDDSEVLGCNIGTSSFLKTLSHKRPEFSWRQFPEVVKLSITRPGTLGVEGCTGTTVGANWVLTAAHCITGKSSAALANNDADQPEEQDFVFSPPTNDQALQINAMNSALVDVDKVRYGDKAIVNKLYDAERRWCADMKSNQHANKSASSANPPASATF
- the fni gene encoding type 2 isopentenyl-diphosphate Delta-isomerase, encoding MSDTALSRRKDGHLDIVLDRRTAPATVAAGWEYIRFEHCALPELDLTQIDLRASLLDKTMRAPLLISSMTGGMPRAEAINRHLSEAAQALGIAMCVGSQRVSLQSRNSQGLTRALRRLAPDIPLLANIGAAQLREADGLDLARRAVDALEADGLIVHLNPLQEAVQPEGDRDWRGVLAQIARAARSVGVPIVAKEVGSGLSASVACALVEAGVAVIDVAGAGGTSWAAVEGERARDAADRAVAMAFADWGIPTPASVQAVRRALPTVKLIASGGIRDGVDVAKAIRLGADIAGQAAGVLRAATVSTEAVVAHFEIVIRQLAVACFCTGSADLAALRQARLLPSAHLPAG